The following coding sequences lie in one Micropterus dolomieu isolate WLL.071019.BEF.003 ecotype Adirondacks linkage group LG15, ASM2129224v1, whole genome shotgun sequence genomic window:
- the ide gene encoding insulin-degrading enzyme isoform X3 yields MTDPAVKRVVSDIIRSPEDKRVYRGLEFTNGLKAMLISDPTTDKSSAALDVQIGSLSDPGNIAGLAHFCEHMLFLGTKKYPKENEYSQFLSEHAGSSNAFTSGEHTNYYFDVSHEHLEGALDRFAQFFLCPLFDESCKDREVNAVDSEHEKNVMNDAWRLFQLEKATGNPNHPFSKFGTGNKFTLETRPSKDGIDIRQELLKFHSTYYSSNLMGLCVLGRESLDDLTSMVVKLFGEVENKNVPIPEFPEHPFQEEHLRQFYKVVPIKDIRNLYVTFPILDLQKYYKSNPGHYLGHLIGHEGPGSLLSELKSKGWVNTLVGGQKEGARGFMFFIINVDLTEEGLLHVEDIIFHMFQYIQKLRTEGPQEWVFEECKDLNKVAFRFKDKERPRGYTSKVAGLLHYYPLEEVLAAEYLLEDFRPDLIEMVLDKLRPEHVRVAVVSKSFEGQTDKTEEWYGTQYKQEAISEETIEKWQSADLNGKFKLPMKNEFIPTNFEIYPLEKDSPSVPTLIKDTAMSKVWFKQDDKFFLPKACLNFEFFSPFAYVDPLHCNMAYLYLELLKDSLNEYAYAAELAGLNYDLQNTVYGMYLSVKGYSDKQHILLKKIIEKMATFEIDEKRFDIIKEAYMRSLNNFRAEQPHQHAMYYLRLLMTEVAWTKDELREALDDVTLPRLKAFIPQLLSRLHIEALLHGNITKESALGMMQMVEDTLIEHAHTKPLLPSQLIRYREVQVPDGGWYVYQQRNEVHNNCGIEIYYQTDMQTTHDNMLLELFCQIISEPCFNTLRTKEQLGYIVFSGPRRANGVQGLRFIIQSEKAPHYLESRVEAFLCTMEKAVEEMSEEAFQKHIQALAIRRLDKPKKLSAECAKYWGEIISQQYNFDRDNIEVAYLKTLTKENIMHFYRDRLTVEAPKRHKVSVHVLSREMDSCPIVGEFPAQNDVNLAPAPSLPQPTLVQDMTEFKRSLPLFPLVKPHINFMAAKL; encoded by the exons ATGACTGACCCCGCTGTGAAAAGGGTGGTTAGTGACATTATTCGCTCTCCCGAGGATAAACGAGTTTACAGGGGCCTGGAGTTTACCAATGGCCTTAAGGCCATGCTCATCAGTGACCCCACAACAGACAAATCCTCAGCTGCTTTGGATGTCCAAATAG GTTCGTTATCGGACCCAGGAAACATCGCGGGCCTGGCACACTTTTGTGAGCATATGCTGTTCCTGGGAACAAAGAAATACCCCAAGGAGAATGAGTACAGCCAGTTCCTCAGCGAGCACGCGGGCAGCTCCAATGCCTTCACCAGTGGAGAGCATACCAACTATTACTTTGACGTGTCCCATGAGCACTTGGAAGGAGCACTAGATAG GTTCGCCCAATTCTTCTTGTGCCCTCTGTTTGATGAGAGCTGTAAGGACCGGGAAGTGAATGCTGTGGACTCTGAGCATGAGAAGAACGTAATGAATGATGCCTGGAGGCTGTTTCAGTTGGAGAAAGCCACTGGCAACCCTAACCACCCCTTCAGTAAATTTGGAACAG GTAACAAATTTACCCTTGAGACCCGACCATCTAAAGATGGGATTGACATCCGTCAGGAGCTCCTGAAATTTCATTCTACATACTACTCCTCCAACCTCATGGGACTCTGTGTGTTAGGAAGAG AATCATTAGATGATTTGACCTCCATGGTGGTGAAACTATTTGGAGAAGTGGAAAACAAGAATGTGCCTATCCCAGAATTCCCTGAGCACCCCTTCCAGGAAGAACACCTCAGA CAATTCTACAAAGTGGTGCCCATAAAAGACATCAGGAACCTGTACGTGACTTTCCCCATCCTAGACCTACAGAAGTACTACAAGTCTAACCCAGGACACTATCTGGGACATCTGATTGGTCACGAAGGACCTGGAAGTTTGCTATCTGAGCTCAAATCTAAAG gcTGGGTGAACACACTTGTTGGAGGGCAAAAAGAAGGAGCCAGAGGATTCATGTTCTTCATTATCAATGTGGACTTGACGGAGGAGGGCCTAT TGCACGTTGAGGACATCATCTTCCACATGTTCCAGTATATTCAGAAGCTGCGTACTGAGGGCCCTCAGGAGTGGGTGTTCGAGGAGTGCAAG gATTTAAACAAAGTGGCCTTCAGGTTCAAGGACAAGGAGCGACCCCGTGGCTACACTTCCAAAGTGGCTGGTTTACTACAC TACTACCCTCTTGAAGAGGTTCTAGCAGCAGAGTACCTTTTGGAGGACTTCAGGCCAGATCTGATCGAGATGGTGCTGGATAAGCTGAGACCAGAACATGTCAG AGTTGCAGTGGTGTCAAAGTCATTTGAAGGGCAAACGGACAAGACAGAAGAGTGGTATGGCACACAGTACAAACAAGAGGCCATCTCTGAAGAGACCATTGAG AAATGGCAGAGTGCAGACCTCAACGGCAAATTCAAATTACCTATGAAAAATGAGTTCATCCCTACAAACTTTGAGATCTACCCTCTTGAGAAAGACTCTCCATCCGTCCCCACTTTAATCAAG GACACTGCTATGAGCAAGGTGTGGTTCAAGCAGGATGACAAGTTTTTCCTGCCCAAGGCATGCCTGAACTTTGAGTTCTTCAG CCCGTTTGCGTATGTGGACCCATTACATTGTAACATGGCATATTTATACCTGGAGCTCCTCAAGGACTCCCTCAACGAGTATGCATATGCAGCCGAGCTAGCTGGCTTGAACTATGACCTCCAAAATACCGTCTATGGGATGTAT ctgtctgTTAAAGGTTACAGTGACAAACAGCACATCCTGCTGAAGAAGATCATTGAGAAGATGGCCACCTTTGAGATAGATGAGAAGCGCTTTGACATCATCAAAGAAGCG TACATGAGGTCTTTGAATAACTTCAGAGCCGAGCAGCCTCACCAGCATGCCATGTACTACCTCCGTCTACTAATGACCGAGGTTGCTTGGACCAAAGATGAGCTCAGAGAGGCTCTGGACG ATGTAACTCTCCCACGCCTCAAGGCCTTCATACCTCAGCTATTGTCAAGATTACATATTGAAGCCCTTCTTCATGGCAACATCACCAAGGAG TCTGCTCTTGGCATGATGCAAATGGTGGAGGACACGCTCATTGAGCACGCTCACACAAAGCCACTCCTCCCGAGCCAACTGATTCGCTACAGAGAGGTGCAGGTTCCAGACG GTGGCTGGTATGTTTACCAGCAGAGGAATGAGGTGCACAACAACTGTGGTATTGAGATctactatcagacagacatgcagaccaCCCACGACAACATGCTGCTGGAGCTGTTCTGTCAGATCATCTCTGAGCCCTGCTTCAACACACTGAGAACCAAAGAACAGCTGG GCTACATTGTGTTCAGTGGGCCCCGCCGGGCTAACGGAGTGCAAGGCCTGCGCTTCATCATCCAGTCGGAGAAGGCACCCCACTACCTGGAGAGCCGTGTGGAGGCTTTCCTCTGCACCATGGAGAAGGCTGTGGAGGAGATGAGCGAGGAAGCCTTCCAGAAACACATCCAGGCCCTGGCTATCCGCCGCCTGGACAAACCTAAGAAGCTGTCTGCTGAGTGTGCAAAGTACTGGGGAGAGATCATCTCTCAGCAGTATAATTTTGACAGAG ATAACATTGAAGTGGCATATCTGAAGACtttgacaaaagaaaacataatgCACTTCTACAGA GACCGCCTGACAGTCGAAGCCCCGAAGAGACACAAGGTGTCTGTGCACGTCCTGTCCAGAGAGATGGACTCCT GCCCAATAGTAGGAGAGTTCCCCGCTCAGAATGATGTCAACCTTGCCCCTGCTCCTTCCCTGCCACAG CCCACATTGGTTCAAGACATGACGGAGTTCAAGAGGAGCCTGCCTCTCTTCCCCCTGGTCAAGCCTCACATCAACTTCATGGCTGCCAAACTGTGA
- the ide gene encoding insulin-degrading enzyme isoform X2, whose translation MFKCINRTAQFTKYLQSAASSFRLNQDFRVVSSLPLRMTDPAVKRVVSDIIRSPEDKRVYRGLEFTNGLKAMLISDPTTDKSSAALDVQIGSLSDPGNIAGLAHFCEHMLFLGTKKYPKENEYSQFLSEHAGSSNAFTSGEHTNYYFDVSHEHLEGALDRFAQFFLCPLFDESCKDREVNAVDSEHEKNVMNDAWRLFQLEKATGNPNHPFSKFGTGNKFTLETRPSKDGIDIRQELLKFHSTYYSSNLMGLCVLGRESLDDLTSMVVKLFGEVENKNVPIPEFPEHPFQEEHLRQFYKVVPIKDIRNLYVTFPILDLQKYYKSNPGHYLGHLIGHEGPGSLLSELKSKGWVNTLVGGQKEGARGFMFFIINVDLTEEGLLHVEDIIFHMFQYIQKLRTEGPQEWVFEECKDLNKVAFRFKDKERPRGYTSKVAGLLHYYPLEEVLAAEYLLEDFRPDLIEMVLDKLRPEHVRVAVVSKSFEGQTDKTEEWYGTQYKQEAISEETIEKWQSADLNGKFKLPMKNEFIPTNFEIYPLEKDSPSVPTLIKDTAMSKVWFKQDDKFFLPKACLNFEFFSRYLYADPLHCNMTYLLLRLLKDDLKEYTYAARLAGLVYGVASGMNAILLSVKGYSDKQHILLKKIIEKMATFEIDEKRFDIIKEAYMRSLNNFRAEQPHQHAMYYLRLLMTEVAWTKDELREALDDVTLPRLKAFIPQLLSRLHIEALLHGNITKESALGMMQMVEDTLIEHAHTKPLLPSQLIRYREVQVPDGGWYVYQQRNEVHNNCGIEIYYQTDMQTTHDNMLLELFCQIISEPCFNTLRTKEQLGYIVFSGPRRANGVQGLRFIIQSEKAPHYLESRVEAFLCTMEKAVEEMSEEAFQKHIQALAIRRLDKPKKLSAECAKYWGEIISQQYNFDRDNIEVAYLKTLTKENIMHFYRDRLTVEAPKRHKVSVHVLSREMDSCPIVGEFPAQNDVNLAPAPSLPQPTLVQDMTEFKRSLPLFPLVKPHINFMAAKL comes from the exons GGTGGTGTCATCCTTGCCACTCAGAATGACTGACCCCGCTGTGAAAAGGGTGGTTAGTGACATTATTCGCTCTCCCGAGGATAAACGAGTTTACAGGGGCCTGGAGTTTACCAATGGCCTTAAGGCCATGCTCATCAGTGACCCCACAACAGACAAATCCTCAGCTGCTTTGGATGTCCAAATAG GTTCGTTATCGGACCCAGGAAACATCGCGGGCCTGGCACACTTTTGTGAGCATATGCTGTTCCTGGGAACAAAGAAATACCCCAAGGAGAATGAGTACAGCCAGTTCCTCAGCGAGCACGCGGGCAGCTCCAATGCCTTCACCAGTGGAGAGCATACCAACTATTACTTTGACGTGTCCCATGAGCACTTGGAAGGAGCACTAGATAG GTTCGCCCAATTCTTCTTGTGCCCTCTGTTTGATGAGAGCTGTAAGGACCGGGAAGTGAATGCTGTGGACTCTGAGCATGAGAAGAACGTAATGAATGATGCCTGGAGGCTGTTTCAGTTGGAGAAAGCCACTGGCAACCCTAACCACCCCTTCAGTAAATTTGGAACAG GTAACAAATTTACCCTTGAGACCCGACCATCTAAAGATGGGATTGACATCCGTCAGGAGCTCCTGAAATTTCATTCTACATACTACTCCTCCAACCTCATGGGACTCTGTGTGTTAGGAAGAG AATCATTAGATGATTTGACCTCCATGGTGGTGAAACTATTTGGAGAAGTGGAAAACAAGAATGTGCCTATCCCAGAATTCCCTGAGCACCCCTTCCAGGAAGAACACCTCAGA CAATTCTACAAAGTGGTGCCCATAAAAGACATCAGGAACCTGTACGTGACTTTCCCCATCCTAGACCTACAGAAGTACTACAAGTCTAACCCAGGACACTATCTGGGACATCTGATTGGTCACGAAGGACCTGGAAGTTTGCTATCTGAGCTCAAATCTAAAG gcTGGGTGAACACACTTGTTGGAGGGCAAAAAGAAGGAGCCAGAGGATTCATGTTCTTCATTATCAATGTGGACTTGACGGAGGAGGGCCTAT TGCACGTTGAGGACATCATCTTCCACATGTTCCAGTATATTCAGAAGCTGCGTACTGAGGGCCCTCAGGAGTGGGTGTTCGAGGAGTGCAAG gATTTAAACAAAGTGGCCTTCAGGTTCAAGGACAAGGAGCGACCCCGTGGCTACACTTCCAAAGTGGCTGGTTTACTACAC TACTACCCTCTTGAAGAGGTTCTAGCAGCAGAGTACCTTTTGGAGGACTTCAGGCCAGATCTGATCGAGATGGTGCTGGATAAGCTGAGACCAGAACATGTCAG AGTTGCAGTGGTGTCAAAGTCATTTGAAGGGCAAACGGACAAGACAGAAGAGTGGTATGGCACACAGTACAAACAAGAGGCCATCTCTGAAGAGACCATTGAG AAATGGCAGAGTGCAGACCTCAACGGCAAATTCAAATTACCTATGAAAAATGAGTTCATCCCTACAAACTTTGAGATCTACCCTCTTGAGAAAGACTCTCCATCCGTCCCCACTTTAATCAAG GACACTGCTATGAGCAAGGTGTGGTTCAAGCAGGATGACAAGTTTTTCCTGCCCAAGGCATGCCTGAACTTTGAGTTCTTCAG TCGCTACCTATATGCAGATCCCCTGCACTGCAACATGACCTACTTGTTACTCAGGTTACTGAAGGATGATTTAAAAGAGTATACATATGCAGCCCGTCTGGCCGGGCTGGTGTATGGCGTAGCCTCGGGGATGAATGCCATCCTC ctgtctgTTAAAGGTTACAGTGACAAACAGCACATCCTGCTGAAGAAGATCATTGAGAAGATGGCCACCTTTGAGATAGATGAGAAGCGCTTTGACATCATCAAAGAAGCG TACATGAGGTCTTTGAATAACTTCAGAGCCGAGCAGCCTCACCAGCATGCCATGTACTACCTCCGTCTACTAATGACCGAGGTTGCTTGGACCAAAGATGAGCTCAGAGAGGCTCTGGACG ATGTAACTCTCCCACGCCTCAAGGCCTTCATACCTCAGCTATTGTCAAGATTACATATTGAAGCCCTTCTTCATGGCAACATCACCAAGGAG TCTGCTCTTGGCATGATGCAAATGGTGGAGGACACGCTCATTGAGCACGCTCACACAAAGCCACTCCTCCCGAGCCAACTGATTCGCTACAGAGAGGTGCAGGTTCCAGACG GTGGCTGGTATGTTTACCAGCAGAGGAATGAGGTGCACAACAACTGTGGTATTGAGATctactatcagacagacatgcagaccaCCCACGACAACATGCTGCTGGAGCTGTTCTGTCAGATCATCTCTGAGCCCTGCTTCAACACACTGAGAACCAAAGAACAGCTGG GCTACATTGTGTTCAGTGGGCCCCGCCGGGCTAACGGAGTGCAAGGCCTGCGCTTCATCATCCAGTCGGAGAAGGCACCCCACTACCTGGAGAGCCGTGTGGAGGCTTTCCTCTGCACCATGGAGAAGGCTGTGGAGGAGATGAGCGAGGAAGCCTTCCAGAAACACATCCAGGCCCTGGCTATCCGCCGCCTGGACAAACCTAAGAAGCTGTCTGCTGAGTGTGCAAAGTACTGGGGAGAGATCATCTCTCAGCAGTATAATTTTGACAGAG ATAACATTGAAGTGGCATATCTGAAGACtttgacaaaagaaaacataatgCACTTCTACAGA GACCGCCTGACAGTCGAAGCCCCGAAGAGACACAAGGTGTCTGTGCACGTCCTGTCCAGAGAGATGGACTCCT GCCCAATAGTAGGAGAGTTCCCCGCTCAGAATGATGTCAACCTTGCCCCTGCTCCTTCCCTGCCACAG CCCACATTGGTTCAAGACATGACGGAGTTCAAGAGGAGCCTGCCTCTCTTCCCCCTGGTCAAGCCTCACATCAACTTCATGGCTGCCAAACTGTGA
- the march5 gene encoding E3 ubiquitin-protein ligase MARCH5, which yields MEEQSAAAMQQNLDRSCWVCFATDEDDRTAEWVRPCRCRGSTKWVHQSCLQRWVDEKQRGNSTARVACPQCNAEYLIVFPKLGPVVYVLDLADRLISKAGPFAAAGIMVGSIYWTAVTYGAVTVMQVVGHKEGLDVMERADPLFLLIGLPTIPVMLILGKMIRWEDYVLRLWRKYSNKLQILNSIFPGIGCPVPRIPAEASPLADHVSATRILCGALVFPTIATIVGKLMFSSVNSNLQRTILGGIAFVAIKGAFKVYFKQQQYLRQAHRKILNFPEQEEA from the exons gagTTGCTGGGTATGCTTTGCCACAGACGAAGACGACCGCACAGCAGAGTGGGTGCGTCCGTGTCGCTGCCGCGGCTCCACCAAGTGGGTTCACCAGTCCTGCTTGCAGCGCTGGGTGGATGAGAAGCAGCGGGGCAACAGCACGGCCCGTGTGGCCTGCCCACAATGCAACGCAGAATACCTCATCGTCTTTCCCAAACTGG GTCCCGTGGTTTACGTGCTGGACCTGGCAGACCGGCTCATCTCTAAGGCCGGCCCCTTCGCTGCAGCTGGCATCATGGTGGGCTCAATCTACTGGACTGCCGTCACCTACGGAGCGGTCACGGTCATGCAG GTGGTGGGCCATAAGGAGGGCCTGGACGTTATGGAGCGGGCCGACCCTCTGTTCCTGCTCATTGGCCTGCCCACCATCCCTGTCATGCTGATCCTTGGCAAGATGATCCGCTGGGAGGACTACGTCCTGCGTCTGTGGAGGAAGTACTCTAACAAACTGCAGATCCTCAACAGCATATTCCCTG GGATTGGCTGCCCAGTTCCTCGTATCCCGGCAGAGGCCAGCCCCCTGGCGGACCACGTGTCGGCCACGCGGATCCTGTGTGGCGCTCTGGTCTTCCCCACCATCGCCACCATCGTGGGGAAGCTCATGTTCAGCAGCGTCAACTCCAACCTGCAGAGGACCATCCTG GGAGGTATCGCCTTTGTGGCCATCAAGGGGGCATTTAAGGTGTACTTCAAACAGCAGCAGTACCTGAGGCAAGCCCACCGCAAGATCCTCAACTTCCCCGAGCAGGAGGAAGCCTGA
- the ide gene encoding insulin-degrading enzyme isoform X1, with protein MFKCINRTAQFTKYLQSAASSFRLNQDFRVVSSLPLRMTDPAVKRVVSDIIRSPEDKRVYRGLEFTNGLKAMLISDPTTDKSSAALDVQIGSLSDPGNIAGLAHFCEHMLFLGTKKYPKENEYSQFLSEHAGSSNAFTSGEHTNYYFDVSHEHLEGALDRFAQFFLCPLFDESCKDREVNAVDSEHEKNVMNDAWRLFQLEKATGNPNHPFSKFGTGNKFTLETRPSKDGIDIRQELLKFHSTYYSSNLMGLCVLGRESLDDLTSMVVKLFGEVENKNVPIPEFPEHPFQEEHLRQFYKVVPIKDIRNLYVTFPILDLQKYYKSNPGHYLGHLIGHEGPGSLLSELKSKGWVNTLVGGQKEGARGFMFFIINVDLTEEGLLHVEDIIFHMFQYIQKLRTEGPQEWVFEECKDLNKVAFRFKDKERPRGYTSKVAGLLHYYPLEEVLAAEYLLEDFRPDLIEMVLDKLRPEHVRVAVVSKSFEGQTDKTEEWYGTQYKQEAISEETIEKWQSADLNGKFKLPMKNEFIPTNFEIYPLEKDSPSVPTLIKDTAMSKVWFKQDDKFFLPKACLNFEFFSPFAYVDPLHCNMAYLYLELLKDSLNEYAYAAELAGLNYDLQNTVYGMYLSVKGYSDKQHILLKKIIEKMATFEIDEKRFDIIKEAYMRSLNNFRAEQPHQHAMYYLRLLMTEVAWTKDELREALDDVTLPRLKAFIPQLLSRLHIEALLHGNITKESALGMMQMVEDTLIEHAHTKPLLPSQLIRYREVQVPDGGWYVYQQRNEVHNNCGIEIYYQTDMQTTHDNMLLELFCQIISEPCFNTLRTKEQLGYIVFSGPRRANGVQGLRFIIQSEKAPHYLESRVEAFLCTMEKAVEEMSEEAFQKHIQALAIRRLDKPKKLSAECAKYWGEIISQQYNFDRDNIEVAYLKTLTKENIMHFYRDRLTVEAPKRHKVSVHVLSREMDSCPIVGEFPAQNDVNLAPAPSLPQPTLVQDMTEFKRSLPLFPLVKPHINFMAAKL; from the exons GGTGGTGTCATCCTTGCCACTCAGAATGACTGACCCCGCTGTGAAAAGGGTGGTTAGTGACATTATTCGCTCTCCCGAGGATAAACGAGTTTACAGGGGCCTGGAGTTTACCAATGGCCTTAAGGCCATGCTCATCAGTGACCCCACAACAGACAAATCCTCAGCTGCTTTGGATGTCCAAATAG GTTCGTTATCGGACCCAGGAAACATCGCGGGCCTGGCACACTTTTGTGAGCATATGCTGTTCCTGGGAACAAAGAAATACCCCAAGGAGAATGAGTACAGCCAGTTCCTCAGCGAGCACGCGGGCAGCTCCAATGCCTTCACCAGTGGAGAGCATACCAACTATTACTTTGACGTGTCCCATGAGCACTTGGAAGGAGCACTAGATAG GTTCGCCCAATTCTTCTTGTGCCCTCTGTTTGATGAGAGCTGTAAGGACCGGGAAGTGAATGCTGTGGACTCTGAGCATGAGAAGAACGTAATGAATGATGCCTGGAGGCTGTTTCAGTTGGAGAAAGCCACTGGCAACCCTAACCACCCCTTCAGTAAATTTGGAACAG GTAACAAATTTACCCTTGAGACCCGACCATCTAAAGATGGGATTGACATCCGTCAGGAGCTCCTGAAATTTCATTCTACATACTACTCCTCCAACCTCATGGGACTCTGTGTGTTAGGAAGAG AATCATTAGATGATTTGACCTCCATGGTGGTGAAACTATTTGGAGAAGTGGAAAACAAGAATGTGCCTATCCCAGAATTCCCTGAGCACCCCTTCCAGGAAGAACACCTCAGA CAATTCTACAAAGTGGTGCCCATAAAAGACATCAGGAACCTGTACGTGACTTTCCCCATCCTAGACCTACAGAAGTACTACAAGTCTAACCCAGGACACTATCTGGGACATCTGATTGGTCACGAAGGACCTGGAAGTTTGCTATCTGAGCTCAAATCTAAAG gcTGGGTGAACACACTTGTTGGAGGGCAAAAAGAAGGAGCCAGAGGATTCATGTTCTTCATTATCAATGTGGACTTGACGGAGGAGGGCCTAT TGCACGTTGAGGACATCATCTTCCACATGTTCCAGTATATTCAGAAGCTGCGTACTGAGGGCCCTCAGGAGTGGGTGTTCGAGGAGTGCAAG gATTTAAACAAAGTGGCCTTCAGGTTCAAGGACAAGGAGCGACCCCGTGGCTACACTTCCAAAGTGGCTGGTTTACTACAC TACTACCCTCTTGAAGAGGTTCTAGCAGCAGAGTACCTTTTGGAGGACTTCAGGCCAGATCTGATCGAGATGGTGCTGGATAAGCTGAGACCAGAACATGTCAG AGTTGCAGTGGTGTCAAAGTCATTTGAAGGGCAAACGGACAAGACAGAAGAGTGGTATGGCACACAGTACAAACAAGAGGCCATCTCTGAAGAGACCATTGAG AAATGGCAGAGTGCAGACCTCAACGGCAAATTCAAATTACCTATGAAAAATGAGTTCATCCCTACAAACTTTGAGATCTACCCTCTTGAGAAAGACTCTCCATCCGTCCCCACTTTAATCAAG GACACTGCTATGAGCAAGGTGTGGTTCAAGCAGGATGACAAGTTTTTCCTGCCCAAGGCATGCCTGAACTTTGAGTTCTTCAG CCCGTTTGCGTATGTGGACCCATTACATTGTAACATGGCATATTTATACCTGGAGCTCCTCAAGGACTCCCTCAACGAGTATGCATATGCAGCCGAGCTAGCTGGCTTGAACTATGACCTCCAAAATACCGTCTATGGGATGTAT ctgtctgTTAAAGGTTACAGTGACAAACAGCACATCCTGCTGAAGAAGATCATTGAGAAGATGGCCACCTTTGAGATAGATGAGAAGCGCTTTGACATCATCAAAGAAGCG TACATGAGGTCTTTGAATAACTTCAGAGCCGAGCAGCCTCACCAGCATGCCATGTACTACCTCCGTCTACTAATGACCGAGGTTGCTTGGACCAAAGATGAGCTCAGAGAGGCTCTGGACG ATGTAACTCTCCCACGCCTCAAGGCCTTCATACCTCAGCTATTGTCAAGATTACATATTGAAGCCCTTCTTCATGGCAACATCACCAAGGAG TCTGCTCTTGGCATGATGCAAATGGTGGAGGACACGCTCATTGAGCACGCTCACACAAAGCCACTCCTCCCGAGCCAACTGATTCGCTACAGAGAGGTGCAGGTTCCAGACG GTGGCTGGTATGTTTACCAGCAGAGGAATGAGGTGCACAACAACTGTGGTATTGAGATctactatcagacagacatgcagaccaCCCACGACAACATGCTGCTGGAGCTGTTCTGTCAGATCATCTCTGAGCCCTGCTTCAACACACTGAGAACCAAAGAACAGCTGG GCTACATTGTGTTCAGTGGGCCCCGCCGGGCTAACGGAGTGCAAGGCCTGCGCTTCATCATCCAGTCGGAGAAGGCACCCCACTACCTGGAGAGCCGTGTGGAGGCTTTCCTCTGCACCATGGAGAAGGCTGTGGAGGAGATGAGCGAGGAAGCCTTCCAGAAACACATCCAGGCCCTGGCTATCCGCCGCCTGGACAAACCTAAGAAGCTGTCTGCTGAGTGTGCAAAGTACTGGGGAGAGATCATCTCTCAGCAGTATAATTTTGACAGAG ATAACATTGAAGTGGCATATCTGAAGACtttgacaaaagaaaacataatgCACTTCTACAGA GACCGCCTGACAGTCGAAGCCCCGAAGAGACACAAGGTGTCTGTGCACGTCCTGTCCAGAGAGATGGACTCCT GCCCAATAGTAGGAGAGTTCCCCGCTCAGAATGATGTCAACCTTGCCCCTGCTCCTTCCCTGCCACAG CCCACATTGGTTCAAGACATGACGGAGTTCAAGAGGAGCCTGCCTCTCTTCCCCCTGGTCAAGCCTCACATCAACTTCATGGCTGCCAAACTGTGA